In Thermodesulfobacteriota bacterium, the following are encoded in one genomic region:
- a CDS encoding acyl-CoA dehydrogenase family protein, translated as MSEASYVKGGSFLVRDTAPGEIFTPEDLTSEQLQFAKTARDFVVNEAIPVSDPIENKEFEVTLGLFRKAGELGLLMADVPEEYGGLGLDKASSALITENMSGQGSFSVMYGAHVGIGTLPIVYYGTPELKQKYLPGLADGSTVGCYCLTEPQAGSDALSGRTKAVLSPDGTHYVLNGTKQFITNGGLAQVFIVFAKIDGEHFTGFVLDRNTPGLTVGPEEHKLGIRGSSTTTVILEDARVPTGNVLGEIGQGHKIAFNILNIGRFKLGAGCVGSCRFAIEHSLAYALERKQFGRRLADFGLIREKLAEMVVRTYAAQAAVYRTVGLIDHLLASGGAHGAAALQSIEEYSVECAMVKVIGSEALDYVVDEAVQVFGGYGYCAEYPVERYYRDSRINRIFEGTNEINRMLVPGMLLRKAMKGEIPLFQAAKALQEELMGIPSFDLEAETGLLDAEVKLVANLKKFALFVAGVAAQKHGKALAEQQVVLSRLADLCIAAYTAESTLLRALKDAGKRGEAAAAVPVAIARIACEEAMSRAEGFARETLAAMESGDTLTTMLAALRRLLRRTPADTVALRDQIAARLVEMERLAY; from the coding sequence AGGTCACCCTCGGGCTCTTTCGCAAGGCCGGGGAGCTCGGGCTCCTCATGGCGGACGTGCCCGAGGAGTACGGCGGGCTGGGGCTCGACAAGGCCTCCAGCGCCCTCATCACCGAGAACATGTCGGGACAGGGCTCCTTCTCGGTCATGTACGGGGCCCACGTGGGCATCGGCACCCTGCCCATCGTGTACTACGGCACCCCGGAGCTGAAGCAGAAGTACCTGCCCGGCCTCGCCGACGGGTCCACCGTGGGGTGCTACTGCCTCACCGAGCCCCAGGCGGGCTCCGACGCCCTCTCGGGCCGCACCAAGGCGGTGCTCTCGCCCGACGGCACCCACTACGTGCTCAACGGCACCAAGCAGTTCATCACCAACGGGGGCCTCGCCCAGGTCTTCATCGTCTTCGCCAAGATCGACGGCGAGCACTTCACCGGTTTCGTCCTGGACCGGAACACGCCCGGCCTCACCGTGGGGCCCGAGGAGCACAAGCTCGGGATCCGGGGTTCCTCCACCACCACCGTGATCCTGGAGGACGCCCGGGTGCCGACGGGCAACGTGCTCGGCGAGATCGGCCAGGGCCACAAGATCGCCTTCAACATCCTCAACATCGGCCGGTTCAAGCTCGGCGCCGGGTGCGTGGGGAGCTGCCGCTTCGCCATCGAGCACTCCCTGGCCTATGCCCTGGAGCGCAAGCAGTTCGGCAGGCGCCTGGCCGACTTCGGCCTGATCCGCGAGAAGCTCGCCGAGATGGTCGTGCGCACCTACGCCGCCCAGGCCGCCGTGTACCGCACCGTGGGCCTCATCGACCACCTGCTGGCCTCGGGAGGGGCCCACGGGGCGGCGGCGCTCCAGTCCATCGAGGAGTACAGCGTGGAGTGCGCCATGGTGAAGGTGATCGGCTCCGAGGCGCTCGACTATGTGGTGGACGAGGCGGTGCAGGTATTCGGAGGCTACGGCTACTGCGCCGAGTACCCGGTGGAGCGCTACTACCGGGACAGCCGCATCAACCGCATCTTCGAGGGGACCAACGAGATCAACCGGATGCTGGTGCCCGGCATGCTGCTGCGCAAGGCCATGAAGGGGGAGATCCCCCTCTTCCAGGCGGCCAAGGCCCTCCAGGAGGAGCTCATGGGCATCCCGAGCTTCGACCTCGAGGCGGAGACGGGGCTCCTGGACGCCGAGGTGAAGCTCGTGGCGAACCTCAAGAAGTTCGCCCTCTTCGTGGCCGGGGTGGCGGCCCAGAAGCATGGGAAGGCCCTCGCCGAGCAGCAGGTCGTCCTGAGCCGGCTCGCAGACCTGTGCATCGCCGCCTACACGGCAGAATCCACCTTGTTGCGGGCTCTCAAGGACGCGGGCAAGCGGGGAGAGGCCGCTGCAGCGGTTCCCGTGGCCATCGCGCGCATCGCCTGCGAGGAGGCCATGTCCCGGGCCGAGGGGTTCGCCCGGGAGACCCTGGCGGCCATGGAGTCGGGCGATACCCTCACCACCATGCTCGCGGCCCTGCGCCGCCTGCTGCGGCGCACTCCCGCCGACACGGTGGCCCTGCGCGACCAGATCGCAGCGCGGCTGGTGGAAATGGAGCGGCTGGCGTATTAG
- a CDS encoding lipase: MRRKPWRNTLRAALALLAAALLFGCGSDVLPGNSVDFEEDPASGGHPAARGFTANLDLTRGVVPSATNLLFSGSQDGTLNIPVLASDSAGARALKATLNALDGFSTVAPFSTTFSAELDPASLTPATVRVFEVTLTGIGGAVTGVTRELAFGAEFAATLSSVDPAGRTLVIVPLRPLEPRTSYLVALTDGIRSADGRSAMAADHYLTAKTVPHDLTGTPAAALEPVRRLVRAQEAALAAFGVDTDPVVLSWTLTTQSTGEVLARVRELAQGAAAVAPGPAATTGALVPGSPDLAFVYVGTLTAPYYQGIPSAEAPTAPLARFWLPAVPTFGEHLTGLNAAVGPAKTADQTIPLVLTVPRTARPAGGKWPVVIFQHGITTNRSVVLAVADSLAAAGFAAVSIDLPLHGLPPGHPLRLPGVAERTFDLDLADNVTGAPGPDGTPDASGTHFINLASLLTSRDNVRQGVADLFALTKALEELDYDGGGADLDPSEVYFLGHSLGGMVGTPFLALESGVRSAVLAMPGGGIAKLLDGSASFGPRLEAGLAANGLVKGTADYESFFAVAQAALDSADPLNYAPGAVAGRGLLLYEVLGDRVVPNNVLPTNPVLAPRTVPSVLAGTDPLIRVLNLTQVGETTPAEGLSPSPLHAWVGFTQGDHGSLLDPTASVASTQVMQGAAAAFLATDGGRVVIADPSVVLAP; this comes from the coding sequence ATGCGACGCAAGCCATGGCGGAACACCCTGCGGGCAGCACTCGCGCTCCTGGCCGCGGCCCTGCTCTTCGGCTGCGGTTCGGACGTCCTGCCCGGCAACAGCGTGGACTTCGAGGAGGACCCTGCGTCCGGCGGTCACCCCGCCGCCCGGGGGTTCACCGCGAACCTCGACCTGACCCGGGGGGTGGTGCCCTCGGCCACCAACCTCCTCTTCAGCGGCTCCCAGGACGGCACCCTGAACATTCCCGTCCTGGCGTCGGACTCCGCCGGGGCCCGGGCCCTCAAGGCAACCCTCAACGCCCTGGACGGGTTCTCCACGGTGGCCCCCTTCAGCACCACCTTCAGCGCCGAACTCGACCCCGCCAGCCTCACGCCGGCGACGGTGCGGGTCTTCGAGGTGACCCTCACAGGCATCGGGGGGGCCGTGACGGGCGTTACCCGCGAACTGGCCTTCGGCGCCGAGTTTGCAGCGACCCTGTCTTCGGTGGACCCCGCGGGGCGGACCCTGGTCATCGTGCCCCTGCGCCCCCTCGAGCCCCGCACGAGCTACCTCGTGGCGCTGACCGACGGCATCCGCAGCGCCGATGGGCGTTCGGCCATGGCGGCCGATCACTACCTCACCGCCAAGACCGTGCCCCACGATCTCACGGGAACCCCCGCCGCGGCCCTGGAGCCCGTTCGCCGCCTGGTCCGGGCCCAGGAGGCGGCCCTGGCCGCCTTCGGGGTGGACACCGACCCGGTGGTGCTGAGCTGGACCCTGACGACCCAGTCCACCGGAGAGGTGCTGGCCCGGGTTCGCGAGCTCGCCCAGGGCGCGGCGGCCGTCGCGCCGGGGCCGGCCGCCACGACGGGAGCCCTGGTCCCGGGCAGTCCCGATCTCGCCTTCGTGTACGTGGGCACCCTGACCGCCCCCTACTACCAGGGGATACCCTCGGCCGAGGCACCCACGGCACCCCTGGCCCGCTTCTGGCTCCCCGCCGTCCCCACCTTCGGCGAGCACCTCACCGGCCTCAACGCCGCCGTGGGACCGGCAAAGACGGCGGACCAGACCATCCCCCTCGTCCTCACGGTGCCGCGGACCGCGAGGCCCGCGGGAGGCAAGTGGCCCGTGGTGATCTTCCAGCACGGCATCACCACCAACCGCTCCGTCGTTCTCGCCGTGGCCGACTCCCTGGCGGCGGCGGGTTTTGCCGCCGTCTCCATCGACCTGCCGCTCCACGGCCTCCCGCCGGGGCACCCGCTGCGGCTTCCGGGCGTGGCCGAGCGCACCTTCGACCTCGACCTGGCCGACAACGTCACCGGCGCCCCGGGGCCGGACGGCACCCCGGACGCCTCCGGCACCCACTTCATCAACCTGGCGAGCCTGCTCACGAGTCGCGACAACGTGCGCCAGGGGGTGGCCGACCTGTTCGCCCTCACCAAGGCCCTGGAGGAGCTTGACTACGACGGAGGCGGGGCGGACCTCGACCCCTCCGAGGTCTACTTCCTGGGCCACTCCCTGGGCGGCATGGTGGGCACGCCGTTCCTCGCCCTGGAGTCGGGGGTCCGCTCCGCCGTGCTCGCCATGCCCGGCGGCGGGATCGCCAAGCTCCTGGACGGCTCGGCCTCCTTCGGTCCCCGGCTCGAAGCCGGTCTCGCAGCCAACGGCCTGGTCAAGGGCACCGCCGACTACGAGAGCTTCTTCGCCGTGGCCCAGGCGGCCCTGGACTCGGCCGACCCCCTCAACTACGCTCCAGGGGCTGTTGCGGGGCGCGGCCTGCTCCTCTACGAGGTGCTGGGGGACCGGGTCGTTCCCAACAACGTCCTCCCCACCAACCCCGTCCTGGCGCCCCGCACGGTGCCCTCGGTGCTGGCAGGGACCGATCCCCTCATCCGGGTCCTGAATCTGACCCAGGTCGGCGAGACCACCCCCGCCGAGGGTCTTAGCCCGAGCCCGCTTCACGCCTGGGTGGGCTTCACCCAGGGGGACCACGGCTCGCTCCTGGACCCCACGGCCAGCGTCGCCTCCACCCAGGTCATGCAGGGGGCGGCCGCGGCCTTCCTCGCCACCGACGGCGGCCGGGTCGTGATCGCAGACCCGTCCGTGGTCCTGGCTCCTTGA
- a CDS encoding DUF1302 domain-containing protein: MKNTVHETARPCRRARGFRGLAALAASICLLLPAAAGAFQLYDGDYFQVRLDTTLSYGIMWRVEKRDPDLIGVANGGKAYSLNGDDGNLNYGRGIVSNLGRITSELEVRGRDVGAFVRGTAFYDYENMRRDRDRTSLTDDAKELVGKDIDLLDAYVWGKVNLGTRPFQLRVGEQVVSWGESTFIQSGINILNPVNVAALRQPGSELKEALVPEGMVWGSLGLSRNLNLEAVYLYDWEPVEIDPVGSYFSSSDIVGAGGKKVLLGFGAYPDGGDRPADEVFQAVPRGSTRNADDQGQYGLGLRWFAPGLNDTEFGFFFVNYHSRLPVISSRTGTAAGVAAASAVGVVGPAVAGTLATGGTPAQAVAAGTAAGTAAGMSEAAAAASSQNVVSNFGPAMAGTGNNPTAALSAIALDNYAKTARYFTEYPEDIKLFGVSFNTLLRSTGIALQGEVSHRRDVPLQADDLELLFATLGGLNADLADKNQLQNTYMRLDQEISGYILRNMTQVQATGTKVFGPGFLWTDQSVLVAEVGYTRVHNMPHKNDLRLEAPGTYIGGNEDLAYTHGIHAAGKYEPASAFADANSWGYRAVYRLDYNNAVGAVNLSPRLAWAHDVNGTTPGPGGNFLEGRRAVTAGLGATYLSSWSGDLSYTSFFGAGRRNLINDRDFVALNVKYSF, from the coding sequence ATGAAGAACACGGTGCACGAGACCGCACGCCCTTGCCGGCGGGCCCGGGGCTTCCGGGGCCTGGCCGCGCTCGCCGCTTCGATCTGCCTCCTTCTCCCCGCCGCCGCCGGGGCCTTCCAGCTCTATGACGGCGACTACTTCCAGGTCCGGCTCGACACCACCCTGTCCTACGGGATCATGTGGCGGGTGGAGAAGCGCGACCCGGACCTCATCGGCGTCGCCAACGGAGGAAAGGCCTACTCCCTCAATGGGGACGACGGCAACCTCAACTACGGCCGGGGGATCGTGAGCAACCTGGGCCGCATCACCTCGGAGCTCGAGGTCCGGGGCCGCGACGTGGGCGCCTTCGTCCGGGGCACGGCCTTCTACGACTACGAGAACATGCGGCGCGACCGGGACCGCACGAGCCTGACGGACGACGCCAAGGAGCTCGTGGGCAAGGACATCGACCTCCTCGACGCCTACGTCTGGGGCAAGGTGAACCTGGGGACCCGCCCCTTCCAGCTCCGGGTGGGCGAGCAGGTGGTGAGCTGGGGGGAGAGCACCTTCATCCAGAGCGGCATCAACATCTTGAATCCCGTCAACGTGGCGGCGCTGCGCCAGCCAGGCTCCGAGCTCAAGGAGGCCCTGGTGCCCGAGGGGATGGTGTGGGGGTCCCTGGGGCTCAGCCGGAACCTCAACCTGGAAGCCGTGTACCTCTACGACTGGGAGCCGGTGGAGATCGACCCCGTGGGATCCTACTTCAGCTCGTCCGACATCGTGGGCGCCGGGGGCAAGAAGGTTCTGCTGGGGTTCGGGGCATACCCCGACGGAGGAGACAGGCCCGCAGACGAGGTCTTCCAGGCCGTGCCCCGGGGTTCCACCCGCAACGCCGACGACCAGGGCCAGTACGGCCTGGGCCTGCGGTGGTTCGCGCCGGGGCTCAACGACACCGAGTTCGGCTTCTTCTTCGTGAACTACCACAGCCGGCTTCCCGTGATCAGCTCCCGCACGGGCACGGCCGCCGGGGTGGCGGCGGCGAGCGCCGTCGGAGTCGTCGGCCCCGCGGTGGCGGGCACCCTCGCGACGGGGGGCACCCCTGCGCAAGCCGTAGCCGCCGGCACGGCGGCGGGCACGGCAGCCGGCATGAGCGAGGCAGCCGCCGCAGCCTCCTCCCAGAACGTGGTATCGAATTTCGGGCCGGCCATGGCCGGAACCGGCAACAACCCCACCGCGGCGCTCTCCGCCATCGCGCTGGACAACTACGCCAAGACCGCCCGCTACTTCACCGAGTACCCGGAAGACATCAAGCTCTTCGGCGTGAGCTTCAACACGCTGCTGCGCAGCACCGGCATCGCCCTCCAGGGCGAGGTCTCCCACCGCCGGGACGTGCCCCTCCAGGCGGACGACCTGGAGCTCCTGTTCGCCACCCTCGGCGGGCTCAACGCAGATCTCGCCGACAAGAACCAGCTCCAGAACACCTACATGAGGCTGGACCAGGAGATCTCGGGCTACATCCTGCGCAACATGACCCAAGTCCAGGCCACGGGCACCAAGGTCTTCGGCCCGGGCTTTTTGTGGACCGACCAGTCGGTGCTCGTGGCCGAGGTGGGGTACACCCGGGTGCACAACATGCCCCACAAGAACGACCTGCGCCTGGAGGCTCCCGGCACCTACATCGGCGGCAACGAGGACCTGGCGTACACCCACGGCATCCACGCCGCGGGGAAGTACGAGCCCGCGTCGGCCTTTGCCGACGCCAACTCCTGGGGCTACCGGGCGGTGTACCGGCTCGACTACAACAACGCCGTGGGGGCCGTGAACCTCTCCCCCCGCCTCGCCTGGGCCCACGACGTGAACGGCACCACCCCCGGCCCC